The Amycolatopsis jiangsuensis nucleotide sequence CACGCAGCCCGAGTCGCCCACTGCACCCGGGCGGCCCCCAGCCACCCACCGACCTCGGCAGCCACAGCCACCCACGGTGGGCAAGCCGCCGGGCAGCCCGAGCCGCCCACCGCACCCGGGCAGCCACCGTCACCCGCCGCGGCGAGCCCGCCGCGGCGAGCAAGCCGCCGGGCACCACGTCGCGCGCGTGCCGGGGCCCGTCAGGTGCGCGCCCGCCGGGGGTTCGTCAAGGCAGCGTGAGGATTTCCGCGCCGTCGGGGGTGACGACCAGGGTGTGCTCGAACTGGGCGGTCCACTTCTTGTCCTTCGTGGTCACGGTCCAGTCGTCGGCCCAGACGTCGTAGTCGATGGTGCCGAGCGTGATCATCGGTTCGATGGTGAAGGTCATGCCCTCCTCGATCACCGTGTGCACCGAGGGTTCCTCGTAGTGCAGCACGGTCGGCGCGGTGTGGAACGCCGGGCCGACGCCGTGGCCGGTGAAATCGCGCACCACTCCGTAGCCGAACCGCTTCGCGTAGGCCTCGATGACCCGGCCGATCACGTTGAGCTGCCGGCCGGGACGGACGGCCTTGATCGCGCGCGCCGTCGCCTCGCGGGTGCGCTCGACGAGCAGCCGTACCTCCTCCGACACGTCACCGGCGAGGAAGGTGGCGTTGGTGTCGCCGTGCACGCCGCCGATGAACGCGGTGACGTCGATGTTGCAGATGTCCCCGTCCTCGATCACGGTCGAGTCCGGGATGCCGTGGCAGATCACCTCGTTCAGCGAGGTGCAGCAGGACTTCGGGAAGCCGCGGTAGCCGAGGGTGGACGGGTAGGCGTGGTGGTCGAGCAGGAACTCGTGCACCACCTTGTCGACGTCCTCGGTGGTCGCGCCCGGTTTGACGGCCTTGCCGCCCTCCTCCAGCGCCTGCGCGGCGATCTTCGACGCGACCCGCATGGCCTCGATCACCTCGGGCGTGCGCACGCCGTTGCCGGTGTCCCGTTTCGGCGCCGGCCGGTCGACGTACTCGGGGCGGGCGATGTCGGCGGGGACGGCACGGCGCGGCGTCTGGACACCGGGCTTCAACGGGGCGCGATCGGGCATGTCCTCCACCCTACGACGTTCCGGCGGACCGGGGAGAGCCCGCTCAGAACAACACGGTCGCGTACTGGCCGACCTGCTCGAAGCCGATCCTGCGGTAGGCCGCGAGCGCCGGGGCGTTGAACGCGTTCACATACAGGCTCGCGGTGCGGCCGAGGCCGTGCACGAGCCGGTTGACCACCGCCGCGGTGCCGGCCGTGCCGAGGCCGCTGCCCCGCCGGTCCGGATGCACCCACACGCCCTGGATCTGCCCGACCCCCGCGGACATCGCACCGATCTCGGCCTTGAACACGACCTCGCCGCCCTCGAACCGGGCGAACGCGCGGCCGCCGGAGATCAGCTCGCCGACCCTGGCCCGGTAGCTGGCCCCGCCGTCCCCGGATCGCGGGTCGACGCCGACCTCCTCGACGAACATCGCGACCGCCGCGGGCAGGTACCGGTCGAGTTCGTCCGGACGCACCGCGCGCACGCGCGGGTCGGCGGGCACGCGCGGGCTGCCGTCGAGCGCCATCAGCGGCTGGTCCTCACGGACCTCGCGGGCCGGGCCCCATTCGGTTTCCAGCTCGTCCCACAGGCCGAGGACCTGTTCGGCCGGCCCGACGAGCGACGAACACGTGCGGGCCCTGCGCAACGCCCGGTCGGCGAACGACCGCAGCGCCGAGGAGTTGCCGCGCAACGGGATCAGGTTCGGCCCGGCGAAGCACAGCCCCGAGAGCCGCCCGTAGCGGACCGGACGGCTGTCGGCGGCCCACAGTTCGCCGCCGAGGCGCCACGGGTCCAGCCCGGCCGCCTCCACCCTGGCGCTGACCATGCAGCTGCCGACCGGATCCGAGGCGAGCGCAGCACGAACCGCCGGGTAGTCCCGATCATCGAGCAGCCGGGCGCCGGCAAGCCGCAACACAGCGTCAAGAGTGCCAGAAGAAGCCGGTGAACGGAACGCGAGCCCGCCGATACGCGCAGCTGAACACCGGCTTCGGGCACAATCGGAGCATGCAGCGCTACACCTACCAGGTCGTGGAACTCCGCGAGAAGATGATCGGCGGCAAGATGTCCGGCGAGAAACTCGAGAAACTGCTGAACGACCGCGCCGCCGAGGGCTGGCAGCTGAAGGCGATCACCGGGGCCGAGGTGAAGGGCCGGGTCGGCCCCGGCGGCGTCGACGGGCTGCTGGTGACCTTCGAGCGGCCGGTCGGGTAGGGCGGTCCGGCGGGCAGGACCGGTCAGGCACCGCGGTACGTACCGACGGTCCAGGAATTGCGCTCCGGATCCCGCAGGCTGAAGGTGTGCGAACCGTAGTCGGTGTCGTGCAGTGCCATGGTGATCTCGCCGCCGGCCTCCCGGACCCGCGCGTACACCTCGTCGACCCGATCCGACACGACATAGACGGCGCCGGTGCCGGGTTTCATCGCGTCGTGGATTCCGTCGCAGTCGCCGCCGGTGCTGCCCAGCATCATCCCGCCGCCCTCCGGCCACCGGAGTTCGGCGTGCGCGACCTCCCGCGTCTCGTCTCCGGGTACGACGAGTGTCTCCTCGAACCCGAGCACGTCGACGAGAAACCGGATCGCCGCGGGGGCGTCGTCGTAACGGATGGCCGGCCACACTGTCGGTTGTGAAGTCATGACGGCGAGTCTGACGCGCCAGGTGGCCGACGGTCTTGGAGAAACGGGAACTCCGGGCCTCGCAGTGAATCTCGCGTAACACGCGAGAAAGACGGCGCGACTTCCGAGCACATCCCGCCGGGAGGCCGATCATGATCAAACGCCTGATGCTTTTCACTGTGCTAACCGGTGTTGCGCTCGGCGTCGCGGCCTGCAGCAATGAGGTACCGGCGCAGCCCAGTCCGCGCCGACGACCGAATGGCACAGCATGTTCGACGGGGACCAGGCCGGTGGCTGCGCTCAGCCGGATTGTGTCGATCTGAGCTCTCCTGGCCCCTCTCCCACGGTGGCACCCGAGTTGGCGAGCGAACCGGAGGCGAAGGACTTCGAAGTCGGCCTGCGGACGATTTCGAAGCAGTGTTTCGGTTCGGCGGGCTGCACCACGGTCGTCGAACCCGAGATCTCCTTCGTCGGCGGCAACACCCTTGCTTCGGGCTACGAATGCGACCTCACCTACACCATCACCGGTGACGAGAGCGGGGAAATCGTGCAGACCGCCACGAGCACGGGCGGCACGAGCTACCTGGTGAACCGGACTGTGGTCAGCACGCCGAAGTCGAAGACGAAGATCGGCGCGTCCGTGGCCTCGGTCAACTGCCGCCGGTAGGTACCGGACGCAGCCTGCATCGCCGATGGCGCATCCCGCTTCGTCCGCGACCTCCGCTCAGGCAGGATCCTCCGCGGGTTCGTAGCCGAGGTTCGGTAGTTCCTCGGCCAGCCACGTTCGTGGTGAGCAGCCGGCCAGTGCGCGCCATTCGTTCGACAGGTGGGCCTGGTCGTAGTAGCCGGCCGCGAGGGCGACGGCGGCCAGGTCGCGGTGGCCTGCGCGCAGCAGGCCGCCCGCTCGTTCGAACCGCAGGACCCGTGCCGCCTGTTTCGGGGGCAGTCCCAGTTCGGCGCGGAATCGCTCGCCCAGGTGACGGCGGCTCCAGCCAATCTCCTCGGCCAGTTCGCCGACTCGGAGCAGGCCTCCGGTGTGGCGCAGACGGCGCCAGGCCTGGGCCAGTTCCGCGGGCGGCGTGGTCGGTTCGGTCGCGCGCGCGGCGAGCGTCCGGTCGAGCAGGTCGAAGCGGGACGGCCAGTCCGGCGCCTCGGCCAGCCGCTCCGGCAGCCGGGCCAGGTCGCCGCCGAAGTCGGCCAGGTCGGTGATCCGGCCGCTCAGCTCGGCGGCGGTCACGCCCAGCAGCGTGCGGACGCCCAGCGGGTCGAGTTCCAGGTGCAGCCCGCGTTGCAGCCGGCTCTGCGTGATCAGCGCCGGCGCCGTGTGCAGGCCGCCGACCATCGCCTGCCACCGGCCTTCCCCGGGCAGCCCCGCGCACTGGACCGGATCGGCGAGGCTGATGACCAGCGTGACGTGCCGGGACGGCAGGCCCCGGTGCACGGCGAGGGTGACGTCGTCCTGCGCGTAGCCGATGTAGCGCGAGACGAGCGGCCGCAACACCGGATGCGGCGGCCGCACAGCCCAGCTGTGACTCACGGAACCAGGGTAAGCCCGCCGTTTTCTGCTACCACGGGAGTGCGGTCCCCCCGAGAAGGAGAAACGGATGACCATCCAGGAGCAGGCGCATCAGCTGGAACTGCTCGCCGACCAGGTTCCGACCGGCATCGCGCTGGCCACCAGAAGCGAGCTGGACGACCTGCAGGCACAGGTACTCGGGTTGCTCGGCGCGACGACCACGGCCACCTCCGTACAGGGCGCGATCCAGCTCGCCGCCCGGCAGATCGACGAGGTCGCCGCCTCGCTGGAGAACGTGCGCGTGCAGATCCAGGACGCCGCCCGCCACCACCTGCAGGGTTAGCGCGGGCTGCGGCGACTCCGGCCCGGACCCCAGGTCAGCTGATCGCCTGTTCCAGCTCGCCGTCGTAGATCGCGCGTTGCCGGGGTGTCCAGAGCTCGCGACCGGCCAGCTCGCCCTCGTAGATGGCGTGGTCGATCTTCCGCGGGGCCACGCAGTTGCCGATGCGGTGCACGGTACGGCCGGTCGCGCGCAGTTCGTGATACAGCACGTCGTCCGCGGTCCGGGCGGTGCAGAGCACGACGTTGTCGACCTCGTCGAGGACTTCCTGCCGCCCGGTGGGCCAGCCCGCGGGCGGCCGGGAGCGGGATCAGCCGACGGTGACGCTCGGTGCGCCCTCGCCGACGCCCTCGCCGGATTCCTCGGCGATGCGCATGGCTTCCTCGATCAGCGTTTCCACGATCGCGTGCTCCGGGACAGTCTTGATGACCTCGCCCTTGACGAAGATCTGGCCCTTGCCGTTGCCGGAGGCGACGCCGAGGTCGGCCTCGCGGGCTTCGCCCGGGCCGTTCACCACGCAGCCCATCACCGCGACCCGCAGCGGCACCTCCATGCCCTCCAGACCCGCGGTGACCTGGTCGGCGAGGGTGTAGACGTCCACCTGGGCCCGCCCGCAGGACGGGCACGACACGATCTCCAGCTTCCGGGGCCGCAGGTTCAGCGACTGCAGGATCTGCGTGCCGACCTTGACCTCCTCGACCGGCGGCGCGGACAGCGACACCCGGATCGTGTCGCCGATGCCTTGGCGCAGCAGCGCGCCGAAGGCGACCGCGGACTTGATGGTGCCCTGGAACGCCGGACCGGCCTCGGTCACGCCCAGGTGCAGCGGGTAGTCGCACTGCTCGGCGAGCAGCTCGTAGGCACGCACCATGACCACCGGATCGTTGTGCTTGACCGAGATCTTGATGTCGTGAAAATCGTGCTCGGCGAACAGCGACGCCTCCCACAGCGCCGATTCGGCCAGCGCCTCCGGGGTGGCCTTGCCGTGCTTCTCCAGCAGCCGCTTGTCCAGCGAGCCGGCGTTGACGCCGATCCGGATCGGCGTGCCGTGGTCCTTCGCGGCCTGCGCGATCTCCTTGACCTGGTCGTCGAACTTGCGAATGTTGCCAGGGTTGACCCGCACCGCCGCGCAGCCCGCCTCGATCGCGGCGAACACGTACTTGGGCTGGAAGTGGATGTCGGCGATCACCGGGATCTGCGACTTCCGCGCGATCGCCGGCAGCGCCTCCGCGTCGTCGGCCGACGGGCAGGCGACGCGCACGATGTCGCAGCCCGCCGCGGTCAGCTCGGCGATCTGCTGGAGCGTGGCGTTGACGTCGGAGGTCAGCGTCGTGGTCATCGACTGGACGGAGATCGGGTGCTCGCTGCCGACCCCGACCGGCCCCACCATCAGCTGGCGGGTCGTGCGGCGCTCGGCGAGGACGGGGGGTGGCAGAGCTGGCATACCTAGCGCGACGGTCACGCCATCCAGACTACCCACCCCACCCGGCCCCGGTTCAACGAAGTCGACCGTCGCGGTGAGCCGGATTACTCCCGGTCGGGGCGCCGCGGGTGCCCTGTCCCCCGGCCGGGACGGGACTACTGCTGCAAGGTGATCGGGTTGACGATGTCCGCGGTCACCGTGAGCAGCGTGATCCCGCCCCCGATCACCACGAGCACCATGGTGACCGCCGACAGCTTCGTGTAGTCGACCGGACCGCCCGCCGGTTTCCCGCGCAGCTTGCGCAGCCAGTCGCGCACCCGCTCGTACCAGACCACCGCGATGTGCCCGCCGTCCAGCGGCAACAGCGGCAGCAGGTTGAACACGCCGATGAAGAAGTTCAGGCTGGCCAGCAGGAAGAAGAAGA carries:
- a CDS encoding DUF4177 domain-containing protein, coding for MNGTRARRYAQLNTGFGHNRSMQRYTYQVVELREKMIGGKMSGEKLEKLLNDRAAEGWQLKAITGAEVKGRVGPGGVDGLLVTFERPVG
- the ispG gene encoding flavodoxin-dependent (E)-4-hydroxy-3-methylbut-2-enyl-diphosphate synthase, with product MTVALGMPALPPPVLAERRTTRQLMVGPVGVGSEHPISVQSMTTTLTSDVNATLQQIAELTAAGCDIVRVACPSADDAEALPAIARKSQIPVIADIHFQPKYVFAAIEAGCAAVRVNPGNIRKFDDQVKEIAQAAKDHGTPIRIGVNAGSLDKRLLEKHGKATPEALAESALWEASLFAEHDFHDIKISVKHNDPVVMVRAYELLAEQCDYPLHLGVTEAGPAFQGTIKSAVAFGALLRQGIGDTIRVSLSAPPVEEVKVGTQILQSLNLRPRKLEIVSCPSCGRAQVDVYTLADQVTAGLEGMEVPLRVAVMGCVVNGPGEAREADLGVASGNGKGQIFVKGEVIKTVPEHAIVETLIEEAMRIAEESGEGVGEGAPSVTVG
- the map gene encoding type I methionyl aminopeptidase encodes the protein MPDRAPLKPGVQTPRRAVPADIARPEYVDRPAPKRDTGNGVRTPEVIEAMRVASKIAAQALEEGGKAVKPGATTEDVDKVVHEFLLDHHAYPSTLGYRGFPKSCCTSLNEVICHGIPDSTVIEDGDICNIDVTAFIGGVHGDTNATFLAGDVSEEVRLLVERTREATARAIKAVRPGRQLNVIGRVIEAYAKRFGYGVVRDFTGHGVGPAFHTAPTVLHYEEPSVHTVIEEGMTFTIEPMITLGTIDYDVWADDWTVTTKDKKWTAQFEHTLVVTPDGAEILTLP
- a CDS encoding GNAT family N-acetyltransferase yields the protein MLRLAGARLLDDRDYPAVRAALASDPVGSCMVSARVEAAGLDPWRLGGELWAADSRPVRYGRLSGLCFAGPNLIPLRGNSSALRSFADRALRRARTCSSLVGPAEQVLGLWDELETEWGPAREVREDQPLMALDGSPRVPADPRVRAVRPDELDRYLPAAVAMFVEEVGVDPRSGDGGASYRARVGELISGGRAFARFEGGEVVFKAEIGAMSAGVGQIQGVWVHPDRRGSGLGTAGTAAVVNRLVHGLGRTASLYVNAFNAPALAAYRRIGFEQVGQYATVLF
- a CDS encoding VOC family protein; translated protein: MTSQPTVWPAIRYDDAPAAIRFLVDVLGFEETLVVPGDETREVAHAELRWPEGGGMMLGSTGGDCDGIHDAMKPGTGAVYVVSDRVDEVYARVREAGGEITMALHDTDYGSHTFSLRDPERNSWTVGTYRGA
- a CDS encoding helix-turn-helix domain-containing protein; the protein is MSHSWAVRPPHPVLRPLVSRYIGYAQDDVTLAVHRGLPSRHVTLVISLADPVQCAGLPGEGRWQAMVGGLHTAPALITQSRLQRGLHLELDPLGVRTLLGVTAAELSGRITDLADFGGDLARLPERLAEAPDWPSRFDLLDRTLAARATEPTTPPAELAQAWRRLRHTGGLLRVGELAEEIGWSRRHLGERFRAELGLPPKQAARVLRFERAGGLLRAGHRDLAAVALAAGYYDQAHLSNEWRALAGCSPRTWLAEELPNLGYEPAEDPA